In the genome of Vicinamibacteria bacterium, one region contains:
- a CDS encoding malate synthase produces MGREVELDALLTMVLYFQAGLPATLVGKNWGGAMIREDILQKFPDLFGTKRINGREINVEQTIAAMTRELGPGIAAALNARRALLQSPAPARTKYAWPKWQDTFEDPVSSQVWTFRQVLQGLIDNMLGRESEWRWRLNDEVPIPKDAHPLTNPGLELTGPWHPLDMAFNALNSPAPMNMPDFEDAAPSHFQPEGALTTQAVGVFAALQNAKEIFEGRWNDRAYEVVKRGQKRAYRIKTPPQDWPTRFARPPGVHVRYDHLTVDGQPVPGLIAITILWTLNCFESLTRAGTGVYYYIPKIQTPEEALIVERLLAGLESVIGVRPGTFKIKVLYEEGNAGRFLPVIAWVLRRRLLGTNVGRWDYLASLIEMWKDDPRGIFPDPQAISMASPNMLAYQRYNALMMLMAGIKEGELRQGAPIGGMAAVMIYQATDPYGRSRYNPLALRAMAIDKLRERLLGLMFVPEEPPPTGQTPTLEDILAARVKGRLYDAYRQSWVASPEPAYVAAGNEPLRVPLTRLQTMIDAPLETVEVKGKPVPTVASGLGEAERLLLQSRGLLNPQAKILPRVITRGMLETPEGLLTPELWDAIYGAPKGDVTVEHIQHAFYMAANYGFQILNGNFAAAIDDYELSLRFMNDLATYRIDVSWLWTLFHHQAAITRDGHLKRPALTEDGVVPAVNAFEIKAGTRFGRELFEKLWGCHQEWTQAFFAEMDRRGDPGRFDRSKASLIMEILKRQLLSPRYIQHSARVLFVVGEASNQERTPILEAIFDQAREELVRRASAGALGKAALAAHDYVHDVFPSS; encoded by the coding sequence ATGGGGCGGGAAGTGGAGCTTGACGCCCTCCTGACAATGGTGCTCTATTTCCAGGCCGGCCTGCCCGCAACGCTCGTCGGAAAGAACTGGGGAGGCGCCATGATCCGTGAGGACATTCTCCAGAAGTTTCCCGACCTCTTCGGGACCAAGAGGATTAACGGCCGAGAGATCAACGTCGAGCAGACCATCGCCGCCATGACCCGAGAGCTGGGCCCCGGGATCGCCGCCGCTCTCAACGCGCGGCGCGCCCTGCTCCAGTCCCCCGCGCCCGCCCGCACGAAATATGCATGGCCGAAATGGCAGGACACGTTTGAAGATCCTGTGAGCAGCCAGGTCTGGACGTTCCGCCAGGTCCTCCAAGGCCTGATCGACAACATGCTCGGTCGGGAGAGCGAGTGGCGCTGGCGCCTCAACGATGAGGTGCCCATCCCGAAAGACGCCCACCCATTGACGAATCCGGGCTTGGAGCTCACGGGGCCGTGGCATCCGCTGGACATGGCCTTCAACGCCCTGAACAGCCCTGCGCCCATGAACATGCCGGACTTTGAGGACGCGGCACCCTCCCATTTTCAGCCCGAGGGCGCGCTCACCACCCAGGCGGTGGGCGTGTTCGCAGCCCTGCAGAACGCCAAGGAGATCTTCGAGGGCCGCTGGAACGACCGTGCGTATGAAGTCGTGAAGAGAGGCCAAAAGCGGGCCTACCGGATCAAGACGCCCCCGCAAGACTGGCCAACCCGGTTCGCTCGGCCTCCGGGCGTCCACGTGCGGTACGACCATTTGACGGTCGATGGCCAACCGGTGCCCGGCCTCATCGCCATCACCATCCTCTGGACGCTCAACTGCTTCGAGTCGCTGACCCGCGCCGGCACCGGGGTCTACTACTACATCCCCAAGATCCAAACTCCCGAGGAAGCCCTCATTGTGGAAAGGCTCTTGGCGGGGCTGGAGTCTGTGATCGGTGTGCGACCTGGCACCTTCAAGATCAAGGTTCTCTATGAGGAGGGCAATGCGGGCCGCTTCCTGCCCGTGATCGCCTGGGTCTTACGCCGCCGGCTCCTGGGAACGAATGTTGGCCGCTGGGACTACCTAGCCAGCCTCATCGAGATGTGGAAGGACGACCCGCGGGGCATCTTTCCAGATCCGCAAGCCATCAGCATGGCCTCTCCGAACATGCTTGCCTACCAGCGGTACAACGCCTTGATGATGCTCATGGCCGGCATCAAGGAGGGCGAGCTCCGCCAGGGCGCGCCGATCGGGGGGATGGCGGCGGTCATGATCTATCAGGCGACCGATCCCTACGGCCGCTCGAGATACAACCCCCTGGCCCTGCGGGCGATGGCCATCGACAAGCTGCGAGAGCGCCTGTTGGGGCTTATGTTTGTGCCCGAGGAACCGCCTCCCACCGGCCAAACGCCCACCCTGGAGGACATTCTTGCCGCCCGCGTCAAGGGACGGCTCTACGATGCCTATCGACAGAGCTGGGTCGCGAGCCCCGAACCGGCCTACGTCGCCGCCGGCAACGAGCCTCTACGCGTCCCCTTGACCCGGCTGCAGACGATGATCGATGCCCCCCTCGAAACGGTGGAGGTGAAGGGCAAACCGGTGCCCACGGTCGCGAGCGGCCTCGGGGAGGCGGAGCGCCTCCTCCTCCAATCACGCGGCTTGTTGAACCCGCAAGCGAAAATCCTGCCCCGCGTCATCACGCGGGGCATGCTCGAAACGCCGGAAGGGCTCTTAACGCCAGAACTCTGGGACGCCATCTACGGGGCGCCGAAGGGGGACGTCACCGTTGAGCACATACAGCATGCTTTCTACATGGCCGCGAACTACGGCTTCCAGATCCTCAACGGCAACTTCGCGGCCGCGATCGATGACTACGAGCTCTCGCTGCGGTTCATGAATGACCTCGCCACGTACCGAATCGATGTGTCGTGGCTATGGACTCTCTTCCATCATCAGGCCGCCATCACCAGGGACGGCCACCTCAAGCGGCCGGCTCTCACCGAGGACGGAGTCGTACCGGCGGTGAACGCCTTCGAGATCAAGGCCGGAACCCGGTTCGGCCGGGAGTTGTTCGAGAAGTTGTGGGGCTGCCACCAGGAATGGACGCAAGCGTTCTTCGCGGAAATGGACCGCCGCGGCGATCCCGGCCGCTTTGATCGCTCAAAGGCCTCCCTGATCATGGAGATCCTGAAGCGACAGCTCCTTTCGCCCCGCTATATCCAGCACAGCGCACGGGTGCTCTTCGTGGTGGGTGAGGCGAGCAACCAGGAGCGCACGCCGATCCTGGAAGCGATCTTCGACCAGGCCCGCGAGGAGCTTGTCCGGCGCGCGTCCGCGGGCGCTCTCGGCAAGGCGGCCTTGGCCGCCCACGACTACGTGCATGACGTCTTTCCGAGCTCGTAG
- a CDS encoding porin has product MNLKSKTTACAFVFGAIGLGGVAFAESAAEAKKADTDAKEADGTQGQVQDLREQMSAIMSRAASAQSTQDEITTLKAQLSVIMVRLEELSRREQEKAKPPADSKPPADSPKPAAEAAKKPEPAPAPAANPFKGFYGTMDVSFDDTTKGIAGMVATQYALANFPPDQTTLVSSVHTPPVGSLGYMPALSTNKSNFGYRGDHSIGKGETKFVFQIEAALAITASPGLNTTYVQQANVVKSGIGYGDSFVGISNKDWGAFKFGTTYAPYKKSTDRLNPFSGLLGDYTVVMGNTGGDNRVEFGTRLDHSIWYESPKLGPGFSLDVLFSPGQNRTVDNIVQSAGSPDCNGGNEPGSGNLPLNCDDGGFSDGFSAALKFDNSGFYGTVAYELHHNVNRNSDGIGSNNFQYQIFAFNNPDLVVNANNNPQGLPPQALGGYITDIGDETAFKVGLQYRFPFKLTLGGIWEHMHRNIPAYLAFQNERSRDGEWVAATQEIGEKGSLSVGWAHAGKTPGDPGGQHNYNPLVASQSAADMYTVAYKHKLDKQFTFYLDWALTVNHGNAHYDLGAGGRGLVTDCHDGTSTAFVDYSSSGPTTWGGCRIQGFSIGMNYRF; this is encoded by the coding sequence ATGAATCTGAAGAGCAAGACAACAGCCTGCGCCTTTGTATTTGGTGCGATCGGTCTCGGAGGCGTGGCATTCGCCGAATCAGCGGCCGAAGCAAAAAAGGCCGACACCGATGCCAAAGAAGCGGACGGCACGCAGGGCCAGGTTCAAGACCTCAGAGAGCAGATGAGTGCGATCATGTCCCGCGCTGCCTCCGCTCAGAGTACTCAGGACGAGATCACGACGCTGAAAGCACAATTGAGCGTGATCATGGTGCGGCTTGAGGAGCTCTCCAGGCGGGAACAGGAGAAAGCGAAGCCGCCGGCCGACTCCAAGCCGCCAGCGGACTCTCCGAAGCCGGCGGCCGAAGCTGCGAAGAAGCCCGAGCCCGCTCCCGCCCCCGCCGCGAACCCGTTCAAGGGCTTCTACGGCACCATGGATGTCTCGTTCGACGATACAACCAAGGGCATCGCAGGGATGGTCGCCACCCAATATGCGCTCGCCAATTTCCCCCCCGACCAGACCACGCTCGTGTCCAGCGTTCACACACCTCCCGTCGGGTCGTTGGGATACATGCCGGCCCTGTCGACGAACAAGTCAAATTTCGGCTATCGCGGGGATCATTCCATCGGCAAGGGCGAGACCAAGTTCGTCTTTCAGATCGAGGCGGCTCTCGCCATCACCGCGAGTCCGGGTCTGAACACCACATACGTCCAGCAAGCCAACGTCGTGAAGAGCGGCATCGGCTACGGCGATTCTTTTGTCGGCATATCCAACAAGGACTGGGGAGCGTTCAAGTTCGGGACGACCTACGCGCCCTACAAGAAGTCCACCGACCGACTGAATCCGTTCTCCGGCCTCCTGGGCGACTACACCGTGGTCATGGGCAACACCGGCGGCGACAACCGTGTCGAGTTTGGCACCCGTTTGGACCACTCGATCTGGTACGAGTCACCGAAGCTTGGCCCTGGGTTCTCTCTTGACGTGCTCTTTTCCCCCGGGCAGAACCGAACCGTTGACAACATCGTCCAATCCGCGGGCTCGCCCGACTGCAACGGCGGAAACGAGCCGGGCAGCGGAAACCTGCCGTTGAATTGCGACGACGGCGGGTTCAGTGACGGCTTCAGCGCGGCCCTCAAGTTCGACAATAGCGGGTTCTACGGGACGGTCGCGTACGAGCTCCATCACAACGTCAACCGCAACAGCGACGGTATCGGCTCGAACAACTTCCAGTATCAGATCTTTGCCTTCAACAACCCGGATCTCGTCGTGAACGCCAATAACAACCCTCAGGGCTTGCCGCCCCAAGCCCTCGGCGGGTACATCACCGACATCGGGGATGAGACCGCATTCAAGGTGGGCCTCCAGTATCGGTTCCCGTTCAAGCTGACGTTGGGGGGCATCTGGGAGCATATGCATAGAAATATCCCTGCCTACCTGGCGTTTCAAAACGAACGAAGCCGCGACGGGGAATGGGTCGCTGCCACCCAGGAGATCGGCGAAAAAGGCAGCCTTAGCGTCGGATGGGCGCACGCGGGGAAGACGCCTGGCGATCCGGGCGGCCAGCACAACTACAACCCGCTCGTGGCGAGCCAGAGCGCGGCCGACATGTACACCGTCGCCTACAAACACAAGCTGGACAAGCAGTTCACCTTCTACCTGGACTGGGCTCTCACGGTCAACCACGGCAACGCGCATTACGACTTGGGCGCGGGCGGCCGGGGCCTGGTGACGGACTGCCATGACGGCACCAGCACCGCGTTCGTTGACTATTCCAGCAGCGGCCCCACAACTTGGGGCGGCTGTCGAATCCAGGGATTCTCGATCGGCATGAACTATCGGTTCTGA
- the oxlT gene encoding oxalate/formate MFS antiporter, with protein MAVAAASVTSSESRFLNRWLILLASILSMVAVANFQYGWTLFVPPLQKHLGQEQALIQVTFTVFVLLETWLVPFEGWLVDKFGPRLLVMLGGVLAGLGWVGSGYAESLTALYLSYAVAGLGAGIVYGTAVGSALKWFPDHRGLAAGLTAAGFGAGSAMTVVPIANMINTSGYQAAFIEWGIIQGAVVVIAALFLQAPPVGWMPVAWSQAARGELVKKRQSGVDFTSGQMVSTPQFWLMYVMMTLVATGGLMAVAQLNPMATDFKVDKISVSLFWITLPALQFALSADRIVNGLCRPFWGWVSDHIGREYTMTLAFGLEAVAIFVLIQFAHNPLLFVIFSAFTFFGWGEIFSLFPAICGDFFGRKHATANYGFLYTAKGTASVFVPIGSALAAGKAFDFRADILLVLGGVLVLFALFLAPSVFRLELGGTAKTALLVVAGALITYGLVLTVLPKVWTPFDAKFTLPKTGWAGVYTVAIAFDVIAAVLAFFVLRRMKVPAPPAGVSAAA; from the coding sequence ATGGCGGTCGCAGCCGCAAGCGTGACATCGTCTGAATCACGGTTCTTGAACCGCTGGCTCATCCTGTTAGCCAGCATCCTCAGCATGGTGGCCGTTGCGAACTTCCAGTACGGCTGGACACTCTTCGTGCCACCCCTTCAGAAGCACCTCGGACAAGAGCAAGCCCTCATCCAGGTCACCTTCACCGTGTTCGTGCTGCTCGAGACCTGGCTCGTCCCCTTCGAGGGTTGGCTGGTGGACAAGTTCGGACCGAGGCTCCTCGTGATGCTCGGTGGCGTCCTGGCCGGGCTCGGCTGGGTCGGCAGCGGATATGCAGAGTCGCTCACTGCTCTGTACCTGTCCTACGCCGTCGCCGGGCTGGGCGCGGGCATCGTCTACGGCACGGCGGTCGGTAGCGCCCTCAAGTGGTTCCCCGACCACCGAGGGCTGGCGGCGGGTTTGACCGCGGCCGGCTTCGGTGCCGGCTCTGCCATGACCGTGGTACCGATCGCTAACATGATCAACACCTCCGGTTACCAAGCGGCGTTCATCGAGTGGGGCATCATCCAGGGAGCGGTGGTCGTCATCGCGGCCCTGTTCTTGCAGGCGCCGCCCGTCGGCTGGATGCCCGTGGCTTGGTCACAGGCGGCGCGGGGAGAACTGGTGAAGAAGCGCCAATCGGGGGTCGATTTCACGTCCGGGCAGATGGTCTCCACGCCCCAGTTCTGGTTGATGTACGTGATGATGACGCTCGTTGCTACCGGTGGCCTCATGGCTGTTGCGCAGCTCAACCCGATGGCGACCGACTTCAAAGTGGACAAGATCTCGGTCAGTCTCTTCTGGATCACGCTGCCGGCGCTGCAGTTCGCCCTCTCTGCGGACCGGATAGTGAACGGGCTCTGCCGCCCGTTCTGGGGGTGGGTCTCCGATCACATCGGCCGTGAGTACACCATGACCCTAGCCTTCGGCCTGGAGGCAGTGGCCATTTTCGTGCTCATCCAGTTCGCCCATAACCCCTTGCTCTTCGTCATCTTCAGCGCTTTCACCTTCTTCGGTTGGGGCGAGATCTTCTCCCTGTTCCCGGCTATCTGCGGCGACTTCTTCGGGCGCAAGCACGCCACCGCGAACTACGGGTTCCTCTACACGGCCAAGGGCACGGCGTCCGTCTTCGTGCCCATCGGGTCCGCCCTGGCCGCGGGTAAGGCTTTTGACTTCCGCGCGGACATCCTGCTCGTGCTGGGTGGTGTCCTGGTCCTTTTCGCGCTCTTCCTAGCTCCGTCCGTGTTCCGCCTGGAACTCGGCGGAACCGCGAAGACCGCTCTGCTGGTGGTGGCCGGCGCGCTGATCACGTATGGCCTCGTGCTCACGGTGCTCCCCAAGGTCTGGACCCCGTTTGACGCCAAGTTCACGCTGCCGAAGACCGGCTGGGCAGGTGTTTACACAGTGGCCATCGCCTTCGACGTGATCGCGGCGGTCCTCGCCTTCTTCGTCTTGCGGCGCATGAAGGTACCGGCTCCACCGGCGGGTGTCTCCGCAGCCGCCTAA
- a CDS encoding 4Fe-4S dicluster-binding protein, with the protein MAHFICEVVYRGIFQKNLAARIVRGIVLSARKSGKWGIAFGRYGDSPQRNGVPAKDFAIVADTPEELEQNMARYEPKEVDVTICVDDALFKGVESWAWYGLQPINALTVPDGTVLVTSIHGFDDLLKNAHRKQTPYNLAILAGQASFAGLWVYKEDHTEVRILGALAKIAPRFLSLESVTEAIKGAEWGSDLKVQSARRAYERLQTRKVMPNEGNPEIPYTHTLPKWHEMRDGVSIPSLPMGGPIEGQDQGYRPVRSDVFNKFSSRTMRPVVNFDTCVKCTLCWLQCPDSCFDVTPESLYDANMEACCGCGVCEAVCPVDNCVTMVNESAFHDNASQWEMWRKDKNAYQAWLKEKTADKVTVGRSHGFRYRGQYEQELAAGPLDMGGGVVTTGIPGENAQTKA; encoded by the coding sequence ATGGCACACTTCATCTGTGAAGTGGTGTATCGGGGCATTTTCCAGAAGAACCTGGCCGCGCGAATCGTGCGCGGAATTGTGCTTTCGGCTCGCAAGTCCGGGAAGTGGGGCATCGCGTTCGGGCGTTATGGGGACAGTCCCCAGCGGAACGGGGTCCCGGCCAAGGACTTTGCCATCGTGGCCGACACGCCGGAAGAGCTGGAACAGAACATGGCCCGCTACGAGCCCAAGGAAGTGGACGTCACCATATGTGTGGATGACGCCCTGTTCAAGGGCGTGGAATCCTGGGCCTGGTACGGGCTTCAGCCCATCAACGCATTGACCGTGCCCGATGGGACGGTGCTCGTCACCTCCATCCACGGTTTCGACGATCTCCTCAAGAACGCACACCGCAAGCAGACCCCATACAACCTGGCCATCCTTGCCGGCCAGGCCTCCTTCGCTGGCCTCTGGGTCTACAAGGAAGATCACACCGAGGTGCGGATCCTGGGCGCGCTGGCCAAGATCGCCCCCCGCTTTCTCTCCCTGGAGTCGGTGACGGAGGCCATCAAAGGCGCCGAATGGGGATCTGACCTGAAGGTCCAGTCGGCGCGCCGGGCTTACGAGCGCCTGCAAACGCGGAAAGTGATGCCCAATGAAGGCAACCCGGAAATCCCCTACACGCACACCCTACCCAAGTGGCATGAGATGCGCGATGGCGTGAGCATTCCGTCACTCCCGATGGGCGGGCCGATCGAGGGGCAGGACCAGGGCTATCGGCCGGTGCGCAGCGACGTCTTCAATAAGTTCTCCTCCCGCACCATGCGCCCGGTTGTGAACTTCGACACCTGCGTGAAGTGCACCCTCTGCTGGCTTCAGTGCCCAGACAGCTGCTTCGACGTCACTCCCGAGAGTCTCTACGACGCCAACATGGAAGCCTGCTGCGGGTGCGGCGTCTGCGAGGCGGTCTGCCCGGTAGACAACTGCGTCACCATGGTCAATGAGTCCGCCTTCCACGACAACGCCAGCCAGTGGGAGATGTGGCGGAAGGATAAGAACGCCTACCAGGCCTGGCTGAAGGAAAAAACGGCGGACAAGGTCACCGTTGGCCGTTCCCATGGATTCCGATATCGCGGGCAGTACGAACAGGAGCTGGCCGCGGGTCCGCTGGACATGGGTGGTGGTGTGGTGACCACCGGCATTCCCGGCGAAAATGCTCAGACGAAGGCCTAG
- a CDS encoding pyruvate ferredoxin oxidoreductase, producing the protein MTTTAAQAPTSAPYQVEQELLISGSEAIAEALTLADIDVVTAYPIRPYDTVMQAVAKKIANGILRAEYIVAEGEHSQFEVVKHASAVGARVFCGSSGVGWMYAMEAITVTPALRIPMIAMVGNRALDDPGAFGVEHNDALSVRDLGWLLNWVDTAQEALDTTLIAYRVAEDRRIFLPIALSCDGAFLTHSQAICKVPTQAQVNAFLPPYDRKDLLLHPDNPITVAPQVNEDWVMEIRRQNTEAISRSYGVIEEAYKDFKRVFGRDLHNPWFEEYMTDDNPDVILMGMGTLSMPVKVTIRKLRAEGKKVGFIRLKWFRPFPYEQLAKALGKAKAVGVIDRDYSFGSPFGSGVVANEVRAAMYNSEKRPPLIGFICGLGGREVTIENVEEMVQLCEQAAKTGKAEKPTTWLGVRE; encoded by the coding sequence ATGACGACGACGGCAGCGCAGGCACCCACCAGTGCCCCCTATCAGGTAGAACAGGAGCTCCTCATCTCGGGGAGCGAGGCGATCGCCGAGGCCCTCACGCTTGCTGACATCGACGTCGTCACCGCCTACCCGATCCGACCCTACGACACGGTCATGCAGGCGGTGGCCAAGAAGATCGCCAACGGCATCCTCAGGGCCGAGTACATCGTGGCCGAGGGCGAGCACAGCCAGTTCGAGGTGGTCAAACACGCCTCCGCGGTCGGAGCCCGGGTTTTTTGCGGCTCCTCGGGTGTGGGCTGGATGTACGCCATGGAAGCCATCACCGTCACCCCCGCTCTCCGCATCCCGATGATCGCCATGGTCGGCAACCGGGCCCTAGATGATCCAGGGGCCTTCGGCGTGGAGCACAACGACGCGCTTTCCGTTCGCGACCTGGGCTGGCTCCTGAACTGGGTCGACACCGCGCAGGAGGCGCTCGACACTACCCTCATCGCTTACCGGGTGGCTGAGGACCGACGGATTTTCCTCCCCATTGCCCTCTCCTGTGACGGTGCCTTCCTCACCCATTCGCAAGCCATCTGCAAAGTGCCGACCCAAGCCCAGGTGAACGCGTTCCTTCCGCCCTACGACCGCAAGGATCTCCTCCTTCATCCCGACAACCCCATCACGGTCGCACCCCAAGTCAACGAAGACTGGGTCATGGAGATCCGGCGGCAGAACACAGAAGCCATAAGCCGGTCCTACGGGGTCATCGAGGAGGCCTACAAGGACTTCAAGAGGGTCTTTGGGCGCGACCTTCACAATCCCTGGTTCGAAGAGTACATGACCGACGACAATCCCGACGTGATCCTCATGGGCATGGGGACGCTCTCGATGCCGGTGAAGGTCACGATTCGGAAGCTCCGGGCGGAGGGAAAGAAGGTTGGATTCATCCGCCTGAAGTGGTTCCGGCCCTTCCCCTATGAGCAGCTCGCCAAGGCCCTGGGCAAGGCCAAGGCCGTCGGGGTCATCGACCGCGACTATTCATTCGGATCCCCCTTCGGCTCCGGTGTGGTGGCCAACGAAGTGCGGGCGGCGATGTACAACTCCGAGAAGCGACCACCCTTGATCGGATTCATCTGCGGCCTGGGCGGTCGTGAGGTGACGATCGAGAACGTGGAAGAAATGGTTCAGCTGTGCGAACAAGCGGCCAAGACGGGGAAGGCCGAAAAGCCGACCACCTGGCTGGGCGTTCGGGAGTAG
- a CDS encoding thiamine pyrophosphate-dependent enzyme, which yields MPETLIKLETQNLAPWKGVKKVDIKEYFSSGHRTCQGCESALVMKLMVKASGPRTIVLGSTGCMYVANTTYYSTPWAVPWMHTQLGSSGSAALGTAAGLKALMTKGKMKNEPINVIAFCGDGGGADMGLGAISATLTHKEYNSLILMYDNESYANTDIQLSGSTPYGANTTFSPPGSVKRIIHTRWKKNMAGMLAVGHSECRYVATVCASYPVEMMNRVRRALSIGGPTFIHSLDPCPKGWDYDPMLSHELGELAVETGIWPLYEVEDGVLHYYGKSKYLADGKKRKPTREYLLKQGRFAHFVEDDFEYFQAKVDEMWDKWEVPAVIPFRKIAASKAALEEE from the coding sequence ATGCCGGAAACGCTAATCAAGCTCGAGACCCAGAACCTCGCGCCCTGGAAGGGCGTCAAGAAGGTCGACATCAAGGAGTATTTCTCCTCCGGCCACCGGACTTGCCAGGGCTGCGAGTCGGCGCTGGTCATGAAGCTCATGGTCAAGGCCTCCGGGCCCCGGACCATCGTGCTCGGCTCCACCGGCTGCATGTACGTGGCCAACACCACTTATTATTCGACCCCCTGGGCGGTGCCGTGGATGCACACCCAACTCGGTAGTTCGGGCTCCGCCGCGCTGGGGACGGCCGCGGGGCTCAAGGCGTTGATGACGAAGGGCAAGATGAAGAACGAGCCCATCAATGTCATCGCGTTCTGCGGCGACGGCGGTGGTGCGGACATGGGCCTGGGTGCCATCTCCGCGACCTTGACCCACAAGGAATACAACTCCCTGATCCTGATGTACGACAACGAGTCCTACGCCAACACCGACATCCAGCTCTCCGGCTCCACCCCCTACGGGGCCAACACCACCTTTAGCCCCCCGGGCTCCGTGAAGCGGATCATCCACACGCGCTGGAAGAAGAACATGGCCGGGATGCTTGCCGTCGGTCATTCAGAGTGCCGATACGTGGCCACCGTCTGTGCTTCCTATCCCGTGGAAATGATGAACCGTGTGCGGAGGGCGCTCTCCATCGGAGGCCCCACCTTCATCCACTCCTTGGACCCTTGCCCCAAGGGATGGGACTACGATCCGATGTTGTCTCATGAGCTGGGCGAGCTGGCGGTGGAAACGGGGATCTGGCCGCTTTACGAGGTCGAGGACGGGGTACTGCACTATTACGGCAAGTCCAAGTACCTCGCGGACGGAAAGAAGCGGAAGCCCACGCGGGAGTACCTGCTGAAGCAGGGCCGCTTCGCTCACTTCGTCGAGGACGACTTTGAATACTTCCAGGCGAAGGTAGACGAGATGTGGGATAAGTGGGAGGTGCCGGCCGTCATTCCCTTCCGCAAGATCGCAGCGTCGAAGGCCGCGTTGGAGGAGGAATAG
- a CDS encoding FadR/GntR family transcriptional regulator, whose product MEWHKVEPINSPRIYEEIVRQIRTLISEGKLKSGDRLPPERDLAERFRVSRASVREALRSLESMGLIEIRLGEGTFVREISVDSLIEPLALVILTQREAVGELFEARRLLEPPIAGLAARRSTKEEIQEMERILEEQGKEVAAGGTGLAQDAAFHAAIASSTNNRAITRIVHAVIDLLTQSREESLQIAGRPTRSHEDHLRILEAIRGRRSAAARRAMLDHVVAVETLVMGRQQNAGKPNPAKKTRR is encoded by the coding sequence ATGGAGTGGCACAAGGTCGAGCCCATCAACAGCCCCCGGATCTACGAGGAGATCGTCCGACAGATCCGGACGCTGATCTCGGAGGGGAAACTCAAGTCCGGCGACCGGCTTCCGCCGGAGAGGGATCTGGCCGAGCGATTCCGGGTTAGCCGAGCCTCGGTTCGTGAGGCTCTGCGATCGCTGGAGTCGATGGGACTCATCGAGATCCGACTCGGCGAGGGGACCTTCGTCCGAGAGATCTCGGTGGACTCGCTGATTGAGCCCCTGGCCCTCGTGATCCTGACCCAGCGCGAAGCGGTGGGAGAGCTCTTCGAAGCCCGGAGGCTCCTGGAGCCGCCGATCGCTGGCCTCGCGGCCCGCCGATCTACCAAAGAGGAGATCCAGGAAATGGAGCGAATCCTGGAGGAGCAAGGCAAGGAGGTGGCGGCCGGCGGTACGGGCCTAGCCCAGGACGCCGCCTTTCACGCGGCGATCGCGAGCTCGACGAACAACCGTGCTATCACGCGCATCGTGCACGCCGTCATCGATCTCTTGACCCAGAGCCGGGAGGAATCGCTCCAGATTGCCGGGCGACCGACGCGCTCCCATGAGGATCATCTACGAATCCTGGAGGCGATCCGGGGGCGTCGCTCGGCGGCGGCTCGAAGGGCCATGTTGGACCACGTGGTTGCCGTGGAGACCCTGGTTATGGGCCGGCAACAGAATGCAGGAAAGCCGAACCCGGCCAAGAAGACCCGGCGCTAG